A genomic region of Photobacterium swingsii contains the following coding sequences:
- a CDS encoding ATP-binding protein has product MFNVMETLIALALGITLSLFFSFKTQNSLLEAIENSHVAHSASLVHMRSYVHLTQPEDVDYKINKLLSEVQELTYELNTLKEASNDVNVRFPQMLWLGNSLPSIIDEYVKTADRQLALLEKILKAKQQTVSESLLNELEKQVFSEEMDEAAEHVHARLMDNIFLTSKATVYTLILLIILVFSVVLLYLNHYIIELKKTKLALQGAVNKAEEANLAKSMFLATMSHEIRTPMNGVIGMTQLLISDNKDSTIQTHLDTLLESGEHLMVVINEILDFSNLEQGNLVFVKEEFELNKLLMPIKNSFYPQSFDKNLQLIFDTSSLPEDLVLVGDKARIRQIIYNLVGNAIKFTSDGQVKVVLKYDNEKSELFIQVSDTGIGIPSHRLNGIFNAFEQADVRTMHEFGGTGLGLSIVKKLCLSMGGDITVTSELGSGSCFAAKVISPRGTTFQDKRKLSNEEDFSGKSVLIVEDNRINQLVAKRLCEKLGLTTSIVSNGVEAVERVRQCSFDVILMDHQMPQMGGIEATKSIRNEHDFQGVILGCTADVTKETAIAFVDAGANGVITKPLQLNSLGESIAHSVTLVCNVNHAHNMALE; this is encoded by the coding sequence ATGTTCAACGTTATGGAAACTTTAATTGCGCTAGCATTGGGCATAACTCTCAGTTTATTCTTTTCATTTAAAACTCAAAACTCTCTTCTAGAGGCTATTGAAAACTCACACGTTGCCCATTCAGCAAGCCTTGTCCATATGAGAAGCTATGTTCATTTAACTCAGCCAGAAGATGTTGACTACAAGATAAATAAACTACTTTCTGAAGTACAAGAGCTAACTTACGAGTTAAACACTTTAAAGGAAGCCAGCAATGACGTTAACGTTAGATTTCCTCAAATGCTTTGGTTAGGCAACTCACTTCCTTCTATAATTGATGAGTACGTAAAAACTGCTGATAGACAATTGGCATTACTTGAGAAAATACTTAAAGCAAAACAACAAACCGTATCAGAATCTTTATTAAACGAATTAGAGAAACAAGTTTTTTCAGAAGAGATGGATGAAGCAGCGGAACATGTTCACGCACGTTTGATGGACAACATATTCTTAACCAGCAAAGCAACCGTTTATACCTTGATACTATTGATTATTTTAGTCTTCTCTGTCGTGCTCCTTTACCTTAACCACTACATTATAGAATTGAAAAAAACCAAGTTAGCATTACAGGGGGCTGTAAATAAGGCGGAGGAAGCCAACTTAGCTAAGTCCATGTTTTTAGCAACAATGAGTCATGAGATAAGAACCCCAATGAATGGTGTTATAGGAATGACGCAGTTACTCATATCTGACAATAAAGATTCAACTATTCAGACACACTTAGATACGCTTTTAGAGTCAGGTGAACACCTAATGGTAGTCATAAACGAAATTCTTGATTTTTCAAATCTAGAACAAGGAAATCTAGTTTTTGTTAAGGAAGAATTCGAACTAAACAAGCTATTGATGCCAATAAAAAACTCTTTTTATCCGCAGTCTTTTGACAAAAATCTTCAGCTTATATTCGACACCAGTAGTTTGCCTGAAGATCTTGTTTTAGTCGGAGATAAAGCTCGTATACGTCAAATTATTTACAACTTGGTAGGGAATGCCATTAAGTTTACCTCTGATGGACAGGTTAAGGTTGTCTTAAAATATGACAATGAAAAAAGTGAGCTTTTTATTCAAGTGTCTGATACTGGAATTGGTATACCATCACATCGTTTAAACGGTATTTTTAATGCGTTCGAACAAGCAGATGTTAGAACGATGCACGAATTTGGAGGTACAGGGTTAGGTTTATCCATAGTAAAAAAATTATGTTTATCAATGGGTGGGGATATTACAGTCACAAGTGAGTTAGGTTCAGGAAGTTGCTTTGCAGCAAAAGTGATAAGCCCAAGGGGAACCACCTTCCAAGATAAAAGAAAGCTCTCAAACGAAGAAGACTTTTCCGGTAAGTCAGTTCTTATCGTTGAGGATAACCGGATTAATCAACTTGTTGCTAAACGCTTGTGTGAAAAGCTAGGGCTTACTACTTCTATTGTATCTAACGGGGTAGAAGCTGTTGAAAGGGTGCGCCAATGTTCTTTTGACGTAATCTTGATGGATCATCAAATGCCACAAATGGGAGGCATAGAAGCGACAAAATCAATACGAAATGAACATGATTTTCAAGGGGTTATTCTTGGTTGTACCGCTGATGTTACCAAAGAAACAGCGATAGCGTTCGTTGATGCTGGTGCCAATGGAGTAATAACAAAGCCCTTACAATTAAACTCTTTGGGGGAGTCAATAGCACACAGCGTAACGCTGGTTTGTAATGTAAATCATGCCCATAATATGGCGTTGGAATAG
- a CDS encoding IS3 family transposase (programmed frameshift), with product MTKRTRRLFSAEFKLEAAQLVLDQNYSVAEAAQAMNVGKSTMDKWVRQLREERQGKAPKASPMTPEQIEIRELKKKLARLEEHNEIFKKSHGSVDVGLTEQFLIIKKLKQSYSVKTLCEVFNVHRSSYHYWLKHPTVINAETVKLRSLVSEAHSVSNGSAGARTIADIVTNQGVKLSRYRAKKLMRTLGLVSCQEPKHRYRKASQEHIEVPNHLGRQFAVTAPNEVWVGDVTYIWTGNRWMYLAVVIDLFARKVIGWSMSLSPDSRLTGKALSMAYESRGKPKGVMSHSDQGSHYTSRKYRQLLWRFQIKQSLSRRGNCWDNAPMERFFRSLKTEWVPTVGYRSFAETQQEITRYIIGYYCQLRPHQYNGGLTPNESERLYWENSKTVDNFS from the exons ATGACAAAACGTACAAGACGACTGTTTAGTGCCGAATTCAAACTGGAAGCGGCACAGTTAGTGCTCGATCAAAACTACTCCGTAGCTGAAGCTGCTCAAGCCATGAATGTAGGTAAATCTACGATGGATAAATGGGTTCGCCAGCTTAGAGAAGAACGCCAAGGGAAAGCACCGAAAGCTTCACCTATGACTCCTGAGCAAATAGAAATTCGGGAATTAAAAAAGAAGCTGGCTCGCCTTGAAGAGCATAATGAAATAT TTAAAAAAAGCCACGGCTCTGTTGATGTCGGACTCACTGAACAATTCTTGATAATCAAGAAACTCAAGCAGAGCTACAGCGTAAAAACATTATGCGAAGTCTTCAATGTTCATCGAAGTAGTTATCACTATTGGCTTAAACACCCAACGGTAATTAATGCTGAAACAGTAAAATTGCGCAGCTTGGTCAGTGAGGCTCACTCTGTAAGTAATGGCTCTGCGGGAGCGAGAACCATTGCAGATATAGTCACAAATCAGGGCGTAAAGCTGAGTCGTTACCGAGCGAAAAAACTGATGAGAACTCTTGGTTTAGTGAGTTGCCAAGAGCCAAAACATCGTTACAGAAAGGCTTCACAAGAGCATATTGAAGTTCCAAATCACTTAGGTCGTCAGTTTGCTGTTACCGCCCCAAATGAAGTATGGGTTGGCGATGTTACGTATATTTGGACGGGTAATCGGTGGATGTATTTAGCGGTTGTTATCGATCTTTTTGCTCGTAAAGTGATTGGTTGGTCGATGTCTTTATCACCTGATAGTCGGTTAACAGGCAAAGCTTTGTCGATGGCTTATGAGTCTCGCGGCAAGCCAAAAGGTGTCATGTCCCATAGCGATCAAGGTAGTCACTATACCAGTCGTAAATACCGCCAACTACTGTGGCGCTTTCAAATAAAACAGAGTTTATCTCGCCGAGGAAACTGCTGGGATAATGCGCCAATGGAACGCTTCTTTAGAAGTCTAAAAACGGAATGGGTGCCAACGGTGGGTTATCGTAGCTTTGCTGAGACTCAACAAGAGATCACTCGCTACATCATTGGATATTACTGCCAACTCAGGCCACATCAGTATAACGGAGGTCTAACTCCCAATGAATCAGAACGATTATATTGGGAAAACTCTAAAACCGTGGACAATTTTAGTTGA
- the ilvM gene encoding acetolactate synthase 2 small subunit, translated as MDRYLLDIKADDKPVLLERVLRVIRHRGFIIKKVIATQNHESKVASVEIVVDSDRPISTLINQIEKLWDIRTVTTTLLENQD; from the coding sequence ATGGATAGATATTTACTCGACATCAAAGCGGATGATAAACCAGTATTACTAGAGCGAGTATTACGCGTTATTCGTCACCGTGGCTTTATTATTAAAAAAGTCATCGCGACTCAGAACCATGAAAGTAAGGTTGCCAGTGTGGAAATTGTGGTTGATAGCGATCGACCAATCAGCACTCTGATCAACCAAATTGAAAAGCTTTGGGATATTCGCACCGTAACAACAACTCTCTTAGAAAACCAAGACTAG
- the ilvG gene encoding acetolactate synthase 2 catalytic subunit, with amino-acid sequence MTGAELVVTALQQQGITTVFGYPGGAIMPIYDALYDGGVEHILCRHEQGAAMAAIGMARATQDVAVCMATSGPGATNLVTGLADAFLDSVPLVAITGQVASSHIGTDAFQEMDVIGMSLSCTKHSYLVTDIDELAPTLAEAFEVAKTGRPGPVIVDIAKDVQLAQAPVDTLPAFTPPALPHVCSHALHTAQQLLATSERPVLYVGGGVQLAKATQTVRQFLQLNPMPAVSTLKGLGTIERHHPHYLGMLGMHGTKAANLVVQESDLLIVVGARFDDRVTGKLDTFAPHAKVIHLDIDAAEFNKLRQAHAALRGDINTVLPQLELSQSIAPWLQHCDNLRSDFKWRYDHPGELIYAPGLMKQLSDMMPDTAMVSTDVGQHQMWAAQHIQPREPQNYITSAGLGTMGFGLPAAMGAKVARPNDESILISGDGSFMMNVQELGTLKRKQIPVKMVLINNQRLGMVRQWQSLFFDGRHSETILDDNPDFVMLAKAFGIPGKTITKKDEVEPALQEMLASDTAYLLHVLISEEENVWPLVPPGAANQDMLENT; translated from the coding sequence ATGACAGGGGCAGAGTTAGTTGTAACAGCGCTGCAGCAACAAGGAATAACCACGGTATTCGGCTACCCAGGTGGCGCTATCATGCCAATCTATGATGCGCTCTACGATGGGGGAGTTGAGCATATTCTTTGCCGTCACGAGCAAGGGGCAGCAATGGCTGCAATTGGTATGGCACGCGCCACGCAAGATGTAGCAGTCTGCATGGCAACATCCGGACCAGGGGCAACCAACCTAGTGACAGGCTTAGCCGATGCTTTTCTTGATTCGGTACCACTGGTTGCGATCACCGGGCAAGTGGCCAGTAGCCATATCGGCACCGATGCCTTTCAGGAAATGGATGTGATCGGCATGTCGCTATCCTGTACCAAGCACAGTTATTTGGTGACCGACATCGATGAGCTCGCCCCAACATTAGCCGAAGCCTTTGAAGTCGCTAAAACCGGTCGCCCAGGACCCGTGATTGTCGATATCGCCAAAGATGTGCAGCTCGCTCAAGCCCCTGTTGACACGCTGCCAGCTTTCACACCGCCAGCACTCCCTCACGTATGCTCCCACGCACTCCACACGGCTCAGCAATTACTCGCTACCAGTGAGCGCCCAGTATTGTATGTCGGCGGTGGGGTACAACTGGCAAAGGCAACTCAGACTGTGCGTCAGTTCTTACAGCTAAATCCAATGCCTGCAGTCAGTACCTTAAAAGGGCTCGGCACTATTGAGCGCCACCATCCACATTATTTGGGCATGCTTGGCATGCATGGCACCAAAGCGGCGAACTTGGTGGTGCAAGAGTCTGACTTGCTGATCGTGGTCGGTGCGCGGTTTGATGATCGGGTAACAGGCAAACTAGATACCTTTGCGCCTCACGCCAAAGTGATCCACTTAGATATCGATGCGGCTGAATTTAATAAACTTCGCCAAGCACATGCAGCACTACGTGGCGACATTAATACCGTATTACCACAACTGGAATTAAGCCAATCTATCGCCCCGTGGCTCCAGCATTGCGACAACTTACGCAGTGATTTTAAATGGCGTTACGACCACCCCGGCGAACTCATCTATGCACCGGGGCTGATGAAACAACTGTCTGACATGATGCCCGACACGGCAATGGTTTCTACCGATGTCGGTCAACACCAAATGTGGGCGGCACAACACATTCAGCCACGCGAGCCTCAAAATTACATCACCTCCGCAGGCCTAGGCACCATGGGTTTTGGGTTACCAGCTGCCATGGGCGCCAAAGTCGCACGCCCCAACGATGAGTCGATCTTAATCTCGGGGGATGGCTCGTTCATGATGAATGTCCAAGAGCTAGGCACCCTAAAACGCAAACAGATCCCAGTCAAAATGGTATTGATCAACAACCAGCGCCTAGGCATGGTAAGACAGTGGCAGTCACTGTTTTTTGATGGCCGCCACAGTGAAACCATTCTTGATGACAACCCTGATTTTGTGATGCTCGCTAAGGCATTTGGTATTCCAGGCAAAACCATCACCAAAAAAGACGAAGTCGAGCCAGCCCTACAAGAAATGCTGGCCAGTGACACCGCCTACCTACTCCATGTGTTGATTTCAGAAGAAGAAAACGTATGGCCACTGGTACCACCGGGCGCGGCTAACCAAGATATGCTGGAGAACACCTAA
- a CDS encoding tyrosine-type recombinase/integrase, producing MAVRKLKGFEQWSHLGFDGKLIFRKPLDIPFVTYSNHVPCYEANAYIHSLMVRNLKSDTIRGYAHDIIHLVHFIEKQPILSRFSQLTDATFTLFVQSLQAERTPFGELKRKNNSVIKIAHTCLDFLQFIQEFHDLSAFIGKDKGNSIQILEKHYKRKQEGRKGFIEGTKITHSAVPTKDEIKKRHPVSEDDALRVWEFIKTQKNKDKRRRDMALYTAMEQLGGRVSELHLIKMTDYEDARRTGMLTLTTLKRKDDNTTRKIPVPHLLLSMIADYVKVRKKAMRKKKVQHDYLFISLTTGQPLSADSWTTYMNAWKKELGIEGELHPHLWRHAFITDKLKELILATKEVNDKDDFRKHLLHTQTFKMQLQQWTGHTMLSSLDIYIDLAFADIHGYTEVYNAVSLKSSVDLAKRQIELLEEQIARKELTPTAALGEMKKLLRAFQSDIDKSIVPSS from the coding sequence ATGGCGGTTCGTAAGCTTAAAGGCTTTGAACAATGGAGCCACCTTGGGTTTGATGGAAAACTTATCTTTCGTAAGCCTTTAGACATCCCTTTCGTTACTTACAGCAATCATGTGCCTTGCTATGAAGCCAATGCCTACATCCATAGTTTGATGGTGAGAAACTTAAAAAGTGACACGATTCGGGGGTATGCACACGATATTATTCACTTGGTGCATTTTATTGAAAAACAGCCGATATTGAGCCGATTTAGCCAGCTTACAGACGCAACATTCACCCTTTTCGTCCAGTCACTACAGGCAGAGAGAACGCCGTTTGGCGAACTAAAACGCAAGAATAACTCAGTTATAAAGATTGCACATACCTGTCTGGATTTTTTGCAGTTTATCCAAGAGTTTCATGACTTGAGTGCTTTTATTGGCAAAGATAAAGGCAACTCAATACAGATACTTGAAAAGCATTACAAACGTAAACAGGAAGGACGCAAAGGGTTCATTGAAGGCACTAAAATTACGCACTCTGCTGTGCCAACAAAAGATGAAATCAAGAAACGCCACCCTGTTTCGGAAGATGATGCCTTACGTGTGTGGGAGTTTATCAAGACTCAGAAAAACAAAGATAAGCGTAGAAGGGACATGGCGCTATACACCGCAATGGAGCAACTAGGCGGTCGTGTGTCGGAGCTTCATCTGATTAAAATGACCGATTATGAGGATGCTAGACGGACAGGTATGCTTACCCTTACCACTTTAAAGCGTAAGGACGATAACACCACTCGAAAGATTCCCGTGCCACACCTTTTGTTATCAATGATTGCGGATTACGTCAAAGTTCGTAAGAAAGCGATGAGGAAAAAAAAGGTTCAGCATGACTACCTCTTTATCAGTTTAACCACAGGCCAACCCTTATCTGCTGACTCATGGACAACGTACATGAACGCTTGGAAAAAAGAGCTTGGCATCGAGGGTGAGTTGCATCCACACCTGTGGAGGCACGCATTCATTACAGACAAGCTTAAGGAACTTATTCTTGCCACTAAAGAAGTGAATGACAAAGATGATTTCCGAAAACATCTGCTTCATACACAAACATTTAAAATGCAGCTTCAGCAGTGGACAGGTCACACAATGCTTAGTTCATTAGATATCTATATTGACCTCGCATTTGCAGATATCCACGGCTACACAGAGGTTTATAATGCAGTATCTCTAAAGTCAAGTGTTGACTTGGCAAAACGTCAGATTGAGTTGTTAGAAGAACAGATAGCGAGGAAGGAGTTAACGCCTACCGCAGCGCTCGGTGAGATGAAGAAACTATTGAGAGCTTTTCAATCTGATATAGACAAAAGCATTGTCCCTTCGTCATAG